In Phormidium yuhuli AB48, one genomic interval encodes:
- the hemJ gene encoding protoporphyrinogen oxidase HemJ, producing the protein MAYLWYKAFHLIGIVVWFAGLFYLVRLFIYHVEADAEPEPARSILKNQYQIMEKRLYHIITTPGMIVTAAMAIGIISTNPDIMKSSWLHIKLGFVAVLIGYHFYCRSLMKKLETGDCNWSSKQLRALNEAPTLLLLVIVMLAVFKNNFPTTIAPWLVFGAVILMAVTIQLYARKRRLDKERLSLDS; encoded by the coding sequence ATGGCTTACTTGTGGTACAAAGCATTTCACCTTATTGGCATCGTCGTCTGGTTTGCAGGTTTGTTTTATCTCGTGCGTCTATTTATTTATCACGTTGAAGCCGACGCCGAACCCGAACCCGCCCGTTCTATCCTGAAAAACCAATATCAAATCATGGAGAAGCGGCTCTACCACATTATCACAACACCAGGAATGATTGTGACTGCCGCCATGGCCATCGGCATCATTAGCACCAATCCCGATATCATGAAGTCCAGTTGGCTCCATATCAAATTAGGATTTGTAGCCGTACTCATTGGCTATCATTTCTACTGTCGTTCTCTCATGAAAAAATTAGAAACAGGAGACTGTAACTGGAGCAGCAAACAGCTACGTGCCCTCAACGAAGCCCCAACATTACTCTTATTAGTTATTGTTATGTTGGCCGTCTTTAAAAACAACTTCCCCACCACAATTGCCCCCTGGCTCGTCTTCGGCGCCGTTATTTTAATGGCCGTCACCATCCAACTCTACGCCCGCAAACGTCGCCTCGACAAAGAACGACTCAGCCTAGACAGTTAA
- a CDS encoding alpha/beta fold hydrolase, whose translation MFPDFLPAAVHDLSEETSIQQAQAIQCLEVKLEKAEIPTTYVQLGEGQTPLMLLHGFDSSVLEFRRLQPLLAQSRETWAVDLLGFGFTVRSPQGVFSPDAIKAHLYGFWQQAIARPVVLLGASMGGAAAIDFALTYPEAVDRLILLDSAGIANGPVIGKYLFPPFDSLAANFLRRPGVRNQISYSAYFDKSFNSADARCCAALHLDCLGWKEALIKFTKSGGFPSLTSKLSQLNLPTLVIWGEEDRILGTRDAGEFITRLPQGELVWIPCCGHVPHLERPNTTRRAIEGFLGQ comes from the coding sequence ATGTTCCCCGATTTTCTTCCGGCTGCGGTTCACGATTTGAGTGAAGAGACGTCAATTCAACAGGCTCAGGCGATTCAATGTTTAGAGGTGAAGCTGGAGAAGGCTGAGATTCCCACCACCTATGTCCAGTTAGGGGAGGGGCAGACGCCGCTGATGCTGTTACATGGTTTTGATAGTTCGGTGTTGGAGTTTCGCCGCCTACAGCCGTTGTTGGCTCAGTCTCGGGAGACTTGGGCGGTGGATTTGTTGGGCTTTGGCTTTACGGTGCGATCGCCCCAGGGGGTGTTTTCGCCCGATGCTATCAAAGCTCATTTATATGGGTTTTGGCAACAGGCGATCGCCCGGCCGGTGGTGTTATTGGGGGCGTCGATGGGGGGGGCGGCGGCGATTGATTTTGCTCTCACCTATCCTGAGGCGGTGGACCGATTGATTCTCCTCGATAGTGCGGGGATTGCCAATGGCCCGGTGATTGGCAAATACTTGTTTCCGCCTTTTGATAGTCTGGCGGCGAATTTTTTGCGTCGGCCTGGGGTGCGGAATCAGATTAGTTATTCTGCCTATTTTGATAAGTCGTTCAATTCGGCGGATGCTCGCTGTTGTGCGGCGTTACATCTGGATTGTCTGGGTTGGAAAGAGGCGCTGATTAAGTTTACGAAGAGTGGGGGGTTCCCTTCATTGACGAGCAAACTTTCTCAACTGAACCTCCCCACCTTGGTGATTTGGGGTGAGGAGGATCGGATTCTGGGAACCCGTGATGCGGGGGAGTTTATAACACGACTTCCTCAGGGGGAGTTGGTCTGGATTCCCTGTTGTGGCCATGTTCCCCATCTAGAACGCCCGAATACGACTCGACGGGCGATTGAGGGGTTTTTGGGGCAATAG
- a CDS encoding anhydro-N-acetylmuramic acid kinase, with the protein MPQQSPDSIIPDPETPVRVIGLMSGTSIDGVDAALVELSGGRSPLKLKLLAAQTFPYEELAPPNLRSQLLAAASNQPLPLSQLAQLDNTVAQAFARAAQRIQTHQPPAQLIGSHGQTVFHAPPPHPGHLGYSLQLGRGDLIAHHSGLPTVSNFRAADIAVGGQGAPLVPPIDACLLAHPQRDRCIQNLGGIGNVTYLPAGCHQNFQGILGWDTGPANILIDLAITQLTQGKQQYDHNGQWAACGTPDPDLVQQWLTHPFFQQPPPKSTGREDFGPELLQQYHQQAQHLGPADWLATLTDLTAASIADSYKRFLPQLPQDLILCGGGSRNPYLKSRLQTHLPQTTLSSSDDWGLNADFKEAIAFAILAYWRLQGHPSNLPSVTGASKPVPLGDIHPP; encoded by the coding sequence ATGCCGCAGCAAAGTCCGGATTCGATCATACCCGACCCCGAGACCCCCGTTCGAGTCATCGGACTGATGAGCGGAACCTCCATCGACGGCGTAGATGCCGCCCTCGTCGAACTCAGTGGCGGGCGATCGCCCCTGAAACTCAAGCTGCTCGCCGCCCAAACCTTCCCCTACGAAGAACTCGCCCCCCCCAACCTGCGATCGCAACTCCTCGCCGCCGCCAGTAACCAACCCCTGCCCCTCAGCCAACTCGCCCAACTCGACAACACCGTCGCCCAAGCCTTCGCCCGCGCCGCCCAACGCATCCAAACCCACCAACCCCCCGCCCAACTCATCGGGTCTCACGGGCAAACCGTCTTCCACGCCCCACCCCCCCATCCCGGACATCTCGGCTACAGCCTCCAGTTGGGTCGGGGTGACCTCATCGCCCATCACAGTGGACTCCCCACCGTCAGTAACTTTCGCGCCGCTGATATCGCCGTTGGCGGGCAAGGTGCGCCCCTCGTCCCCCCCATCGATGCCTGCCTACTCGCCCATCCCCAGCGCGATCGCTGCATCCAGAACCTCGGCGGAATCGGCAACGTCACCTACCTCCCCGCCGGATGTCATCAAAACTTCCAAGGAATCCTCGGCTGGGACACCGGCCCCGCCAACATCCTCATCGACCTCGCCATCACTCAACTCACCCAAGGCAAACAACAGTATGACCACAACGGTCAGTGGGCCGCCTGCGGAACCCCAGACCCCGACCTAGTACAACAATGGCTCACCCATCCCTTCTTCCAGCAACCCCCCCCTAAATCCACCGGCCGAGAAGACTTCGGCCCCGAACTCTTACAGCAGTATCATCAGCAAGCCCAACATCTGGGCCCTGCCGACTGGCTAGCCACCCTAACCGACCTCACCGCCGCCAGCATCGCCGACAGTTACAAACGCTTCCTACCCCAACTTCCCCAAGACCTCATCCTCTGCGGCGGCGGCAGTCGCAACCCCTACCTAAAATCCCGTCTCCAAACCCATCTCCCCCAAACCACCCTTTCCAGCAGCGACGACTGGGGACTCAACGCCGACTTCAAAGAAGCGATCGCCTTCGCCATCCTAGCCTACTGGCGTCTCCAAGGTCATCCCAGCAACCTCCCCAGCGTCACCGGCGCCAGCAAACCCGTCCCCCTCGGCGACATCCACCCCCCCTAA
- the cysH gene encoding phosphoadenosine phosphosulfate reductase, whose product MTVITPDKTALDLDRINPQLNNANASDIIAWAAQTFGDGLVMSSSFGIQAAVMLHLVTQVKPDIPVIWVDTGYLPPETYQFADELQQRLNLNLQIYQSPLSPARMEALYGKLWEQEDVAALNRYDAIRKVEPMQRALRELGATAWLAGLRANQTQHRSNLRPLERQGEYYKVFPILDWSSKDVYDYLTANDLPYHPYFDLGYTTVGDWHSSRPVTADDDHERDTRFRGLKQECGLHLPASDGESQSLNSSSL is encoded by the coding sequence ATGACCGTCATCACCCCCGACAAAACCGCTCTCGACCTCGATCGCATCAACCCACAATTAAACAATGCCAACGCCAGCGACATTATCGCTTGGGCAGCCCAAACCTTTGGCGACGGCCTAGTCATGAGTAGCAGTTTCGGGATTCAGGCGGCGGTTATGTTACACCTAGTGACCCAAGTCAAACCCGATATCCCCGTCATCTGGGTCGATACCGGCTATCTCCCCCCAGAAACCTATCAGTTCGCCGACGAGTTACAACAGCGGCTGAACCTCAACCTACAGATTTATCAATCTCCCCTCAGCCCCGCCCGCATGGAAGCCCTCTACGGCAAACTCTGGGAACAAGAAGACGTCGCCGCCCTTAATCGCTACGATGCCATTCGTAAAGTCGAACCCATGCAACGGGCCCTGCGGGAACTCGGCGCCACCGCCTGGCTAGCCGGATTACGGGCTAACCAAACCCAACATCGCAGCAACCTACGTCCCCTCGAACGCCAGGGCGAGTATTACAAAGTCTTCCCCATCCTCGATTGGTCTTCCAAAGATGTCTACGACTATCTCACGGCCAACGACCTCCCCTACCATCCCTACTTTGACCTCGGCTACACCACCGTTGGCGACTGGCATTCCAGCCGCCCCGTCACCGCCGATGACGACCACGAACGGGATACCCGCTTCCGAGGCCTGAAACAAGAATGTGGCTTACATCTGCCCGCCAGTGACGGAGAATCCCAAAGCCTCAACTCCAGTTCCCTCTAG
- a CDS encoding ABC transporter ATP-binding protein: MSSFRDVIGYFRAYRRSAILSILLSGSFEILDLAVPYAVGQILNVLSGQRLDQFSQTLVTTTAQLLNVDPDINLQLGVFVGIIFVVSVLRAPLQPWLSGWFHWWVALKTRQDKSKSVVSKVLELPLNFYDENNPGRIAGRVAKGINNYTWTYPEIAGQFLPKLMLVLGVFVIIALIEPWVALVFGLSFVSILLFSLRHLQAIVRKENALDRYLENIDSRTSEIITNIKTVKSFANEGREFKRQQQRIDRAHYFTIHRIHRDYVILDTWRRTVIQASLFGILVMTLWATVNGQISLGHFITTFTISSYAYAELRPLSLIAEVFARRYSSMLRFHELLNTPSGQDAATGLDHAGDNPYQFKGAIAFKQIVFGYNPNLPILKGLDFEIQPRQTVALVGRSGSGKSTLVKLLFRYFQPDSGQIYIDGQDIQTLDVGQYRRRLAIVHQDVDIFNGTLLDNLKYGNPDATWQQVQSACAIARVDEFIAELPQGYATIVGERGVRLSGGQRQRIGIARALIVNPDILVFDEATSSLDYESERSIQEAMHAIFGTRTTIIIAHRLSTIRDADQIIVLDNGAIAEIGSHQDLLSQAGLYRRLHDLSESGDLLD, translated from the coding sequence ATGTCCTCTTTTCGAGATGTCATCGGATACTTCCGTGCCTATCGTCGTTCGGCAATTCTGAGTATCCTCCTCAGCGGCAGTTTTGAGATTCTCGATTTAGCAGTCCCCTATGCCGTTGGACAGATTCTCAATGTCCTCTCCGGCCAACGCCTGGATCAATTTTCCCAGACCTTGGTGACAACCACGGCCCAACTCCTCAATGTTGACCCCGACATCAACCTACAACTCGGGGTCTTCGTGGGCATTATTTTTGTCGTTTCTGTCTTACGGGCCCCCCTGCAACCCTGGCTGAGTGGCTGGTTTCATTGGTGGGTTGCCCTCAAAACTCGCCAGGATAAATCGAAATCTGTCGTCAGTAAAGTTCTGGAGTTACCCCTAAACTTTTATGATGAAAATAATCCTGGACGCATCGCCGGACGAGTCGCGAAAGGAATCAATAATTACACTTGGACGTATCCAGAAATTGCTGGGCAGTTTCTCCCCAAGCTTATGCTCGTTCTGGGAGTTTTCGTCATCATTGCCCTGATTGAACCCTGGGTTGCCCTAGTGTTTGGGCTATCTTTTGTGAGCATTTTGCTCTTTAGTTTACGCCATTTGCAGGCAATTGTTCGTAAAGAGAATGCCCTAGACCGCTATTTAGAAAATATCGATAGTCGCACCTCTGAGATTATTACCAATATCAAAACTGTTAAGTCTTTTGCTAACGAAGGACGGGAATTTAAACGACAACAACAACGCATCGATCGCGCTCATTATTTCACCATCCACCGGATTCACCGGGATTACGTCATTCTCGACACCTGGCGGCGGACGGTCATTCAAGCCTCTCTCTTTGGCATTCTCGTCATGACGCTGTGGGCCACGGTGAATGGACAGATTTCCCTAGGCCATTTCATTACCACCTTCACCATCTCCAGTTACGCCTATGCCGAACTGCGGCCCCTCAGCCTCATCGCAGAAGTCTTCGCCCGCCGCTACAGTTCCATGCTGCGCTTCCATGAGTTACTCAATACTCCCTCCGGGCAAGATGCCGCCACGGGGTTAGATCACGCCGGCGATAATCCCTATCAGTTTAAGGGGGCGATCGCCTTTAAACAGATCGTCTTTGGCTACAACCCCAATCTGCCAATTTTAAAAGGACTTGATTTTGAAATTCAACCCCGGCAAACCGTCGCCTTGGTTGGGCGGTCTGGTTCAGGAAAATCCACCTTGGTCAAGCTTCTATTTCGCTATTTTCAACCGGATTCTGGGCAGATTTACATCGATGGACAGGATATTCAAACCCTAGATGTGGGCCAATATCGGCGGCGCTTAGCCATCGTTCATCAAGATGTCGATATCTTCAATGGCACTCTGTTAGATAATCTCAAATATGGAAATCCTGACGCCACTTGGCAGCAGGTTCAATCCGCCTGTGCGATCGCCCGCGTGGATGAGTTTATCGCTGAACTTCCCCAAGGCTATGCCACCATCGTCGGCGAGCGGGGTGTCCGACTCTCAGGGGGACAGCGCCAACGCATCGGCATCGCCCGCGCCCTGATTGTCAATCCCGATATCCTAGTCTTTGACGAAGCCACCTCCAGTTTAGACTACGAATCAGAACGCTCCATTCAAGAAGCCATGCACGCCATTTTTGGCACACGCACCACCATTATTATCGCCCATCGCCTCAGCACCATCCGTGATGCCGACCAGATTATTGTCCTCGATAACGGTGCGATCGCCGAAATTGGCTCCCACCAAGACTTGCTCTCCCAAGCTGGACTCTATCGCCGTCTTCATGACCTCTCAGAAAGCGGCGACTTGCTCGACTAA
- a CDS encoding NAD(P)/FAD-dependent oxidoreductase, giving the protein MNRPPSSPLNPRICILGGGFAGLYSALALAKINLLEQWQIVIIDKTDRFEFSPLLYELISGELEPWEIAPPYLQLLRNERISFYCDRVEDINLDARQVQLRDRGSLSYTYLIIALGLERRVPPHPDVLSFRRLADVERLNAELERLQHQPSLDISIIGAGASGVELACKLADRLGDRHQIHLIHRGSQLLPKFSPQTRKAAQRAINKRRIRLSLNTNVKGIQHQGDFQLQLQQQEKFFKETSHLVIWTAGTQVNPLIRRLPGGEQGQLPVTPELQLTRYPEVFVLGDLAATPLANSAQVAYQQAPHLAKNLKSYVFQGPLKPFQYRHLGEMLTLGIHRGVVHSFGITLNGRLGHLIRTLVYIQRLPTLKQSLSVFCHRLKRLIKWQ; this is encoded by the coding sequence ATGAACCGTCCCCCCAGCTCTCCCCTAAACCCACGCATCTGTATATTGGGCGGTGGTTTCGCGGGATTGTATAGCGCCTTAGCCTTAGCCAAGATTAACCTCTTAGAGCAATGGCAAATCGTTATCATCGACAAAACCGATCGCTTTGAATTCAGTCCCCTCCTCTACGAACTCATCAGCGGTGAACTCGAACCCTGGGAAATTGCGCCCCCCTACCTACAACTGTTGCGTAACGAGCGCATCAGCTTCTACTGCGATCGCGTTGAGGACATCAACCTCGACGCCCGTCAAGTGCAACTGCGCGATCGCGGTTCCCTGAGTTACACCTATCTGATCATCGCCCTCGGCCTAGAACGTCGGGTTCCGCCTCACCCCGACGTTTTGAGCTTCCGCCGCCTAGCCGACGTCGAGCGACTCAACGCCGAATTAGAGCGGCTGCAACATCAACCCTCCCTAGACATCAGCATCATCGGAGCCGGAGCCAGTGGCGTCGAACTGGCCTGCAAACTCGCCGATCGTCTGGGCGATCGCCATCAAATCCATCTCATCCATCGCGGCTCACAACTGCTGCCAAAATTCAGCCCCCAAACCCGCAAAGCCGCCCAACGAGCCATCAACAAACGCCGCATCCGCCTCAGCCTCAACACCAACGTCAAGGGAATTCAGCATCAAGGGGACTTTCAACTGCAACTCCAACAACAGGAGAAATTCTTTAAAGAAACCAGCCATCTCGTCATCTGGACTGCGGGAACCCAAGTTAATCCCCTAATTCGCCGTCTTCCCGGAGGCGAACAAGGTCAACTTCCCGTCACCCCCGAATTACAACTAACGCGCTACCCCGAAGTCTTTGTCCTCGGCGACTTAGCCGCCACCCCCCTCGCCAACAGCGCCCAAGTCGCCTATCAGCAGGCCCCCCACCTGGCCAAAAACCTCAAATCCTATGTTTTTCAAGGTCCCCTGAAACCCTTTCAATACCGCCATCTCGGCGAAATGCTCACCCTCGGCATCCATCGCGGCGTTGTCCACAGCTTTGGGATTACCCTAAATGGACGATTGGGTCACCTAATCCGAACTCTCGTGTATATCCAACGACTCCCCACCCTCAAACAAAGCCTAAGTGTCTTCTGTCATCGACTAAAACGTCTGATTAAATGGCAATAA
- a CDS encoding PAS domain-containing protein: MSCPENTATPREYQPFQMLFNSVSDGLILLNDQGYCQQINPAACQMLGQSAASLSQRHLNDLSQLGLRGIPPWQNSPNPQTGEFQLQRADGESYRIDYQITPNITPEHHLLNWRLSQTPNRHSRRESAAKNSSNRHCLDLEMNPISPDELEVFYRLQKISENIPGVIYQFCLHPDGSCHFPYASGQFRELYHIIPDTLYDDARAVFEVVHPDDLERVHQSILRSGQTLTPWRCEYRIYSPDRKTRWILGQSRPEALLDGSITWYGYLQDITHQKAIEETLRHSEQQFAKLLHNLNDLIFIADLDGTLSYVSHNFEVVLGYSKRELLNEPFAKFIHPEDLYICIDIFKKALRGEKSQGREYRVLHKDGNYYWHSGNGSPLTNEDGEIIGCLGVARYIQEKKEAENALREQELRLKLALEGSQTGTWDLNLQTQEVVFEEKQWNTFIGCRDETEGFHLVRKPMSEWQERIHPDDEPQVNQAIQAHLAAETERFSSEYRLRCQDGSYKWMLSQGKVVEWDKSGQPLRFMGIYHDISQLKANELALSQLSQQLKKAQEIAKLGYWSFDISSQKLTWSEQVFRLFNHPIEQGEPSFEEYLQQIHPEDRTLTLERVERATQGVPQNFDYRILHPDGTIRHLNARIELEFQNEQVVRLFGTFLDITERVETETALKDSQLRLRLALESSNIGLWDWNLPTNNVTFNGNWGTMLGYEQEEITNHLKEWKVRVHPDDLEPSYALVNKHLQGETDVYQNEHRLRCKDGSYKWILAKGQVVEWDTDGTPIRFIGTHTDIHHRKQAELALIQVNQTLKKAQEVAQLGNWSYDLNRNKISWSEEVFHIFGRSPDQGEPTYEEHLTFYHPDDLPQVLEYIEAAHLGIPQQYDFRLVRPTGQIRYANSRLEVEVCNGKTTRMFGTVIDITERKKNEAIIRQALSAADKANRAKSQFLANMSHELRTPLNAILGFTDIMIHDSNISTEQQSYLTIIHQSGEHLLQIINDILEISKIEAGKVELKPAPFNLAQLLQSLEYLFKLPIDQKGLSFSLSHDSRLPKFINTDELKLRQTLMNLISNAIKFTQKGHVSLEVNLKDGPSQTSPDASSNSLGIEFIIADTGPGIKPEELSVLFQPFSQTETGRAVKQGTGLGLAISRKFIQMMGGDIQVSSTLGKGTVFTFDIQAEPVQLKTNPVSISQPRITHLSPQTEPPRILIADDVEESRLLLKTLLHTMGFQVQEATQGEEALSLWETWQPQLILMDLQMPVLDGYEATRQLRQREAEHRPKLSQNLRESSSNPRPTPIIALTANLFAQEQEAATLAGCDTLIAKPFSEQELFKTIGRYLNLEYLYEDSSPLDLEPFAEASTTEGLIEGLAEMPKSWQKELQQYAKLGSDDLIFSLISRSLRDDCPRERSLAESLLELTRNFQFDRLNELIEASLES, from the coding sequence ATGTCTTGCCCTGAGAATACTGCCACCCCGAGAGAATATCAACCCTTCCAAATGTTGTTTAACAGCGTTAGCGATGGGTTAATTCTCCTGAATGACCAAGGCTATTGCCAGCAAATCAACCCAGCCGCCTGTCAGATGTTAGGTCAATCAGCGGCCAGCTTGAGCCAGCGTCACCTAAATGACCTCAGCCAACTCGGACTCAGGGGAATCCCTCCCTGGCAAAACTCGCCCAACCCCCAAACCGGAGAATTTCAACTGCAACGGGCCGATGGGGAAAGCTATCGAATTGACTATCAGATTACCCCCAACATCACCCCAGAGCATCATTTACTGAATTGGCGATTGAGCCAGACCCCAAACCGCCACTCCCGCCGAGAAAGTGCCGCCAAAAACAGCTCAAATCGTCATTGCCTAGACCTGGAGATGAACCCCATCTCCCCTGACGAGTTAGAAGTCTTCTATCGGCTACAAAAGATTTCCGAAAATATTCCCGGAGTCATCTATCAATTTTGTCTCCATCCTGATGGTAGTTGTCACTTTCCCTATGCCAGTGGTCAATTCCGAGAGCTGTATCATATCATACCCGACACCTTATATGACGATGCCAGGGCCGTCTTTGAAGTGGTGCATCCAGATGACTTAGAACGAGTACACCAGTCCATCCTCAGATCCGGTCAAACCCTGACTCCTTGGCGTTGCGAATATCGCATCTACAGCCCCGACAGGAAAACTCGTTGGATTTTAGGTCAATCCCGTCCCGAAGCCCTCCTTGATGGGAGTATCACCTGGTATGGCTATCTTCAAGATATTACCCACCAAAAAGCCATAGAAGAGACCCTACGCCACAGCGAACAGCAGTTTGCCAAACTCCTTCACAACCTAAACGACCTCATTTTTATCGCCGATCTCGATGGAACCTTGAGCTATGTTAGCCATAATTTTGAAGTCGTCCTGGGGTATTCAAAACGAGAACTTCTCAACGAGCCATTTGCCAAATTTATTCATCCCGAAGACTTGTATATCTGTATAGACATATTTAAAAAAGCCTTGCGAGGAGAAAAAAGCCAAGGCAGAGAATATCGAGTTTTACATAAGGATGGCAACTATTATTGGCATTCTGGTAATGGCTCTCCCCTAACCAATGAAGATGGAGAGATTATTGGTTGTTTAGGAGTCGCTCGCTATATTCAAGAGAAAAAAGAAGCTGAAAATGCGTTGCGTGAGCAAGAACTTCGCCTAAAACTTGCCTTGGAAGGGAGTCAGACGGGAACCTGGGACTTGAATTTGCAAACCCAAGAAGTGGTGTTTGAGGAGAAACAATGGAATACTTTTATCGGCTGTCGTGATGAAACTGAAGGGTTTCATCTTGTCCGTAAGCCAATGAGTGAGTGGCAAGAGCGCATTCATCCAGACGACGAACCTCAGGTGAACCAAGCTATCCAAGCCCATCTAGCCGCAGAAACGGAACGCTTCAGCAGCGAATATCGCCTTCGCTGCCAAGATGGCTCTTACAAATGGATGTTGAGTCAAGGCAAAGTCGTTGAATGGGATAAAAGTGGACAACCGTTACGCTTCATGGGGATTTATCACGATATCAGCCAGCTTAAAGCTAACGAACTCGCTCTAAGCCAACTCAGTCAACAACTGAAAAAAGCTCAAGAAATTGCCAAACTCGGTTACTGGTCATTTGATATCAGTAGCCAAAAACTTACCTGGTCAGAACAAGTGTTTCGTCTATTTAATCACCCCATTGAACAAGGCGAACCCAGCTTTGAAGAATATCTCCAGCAAATTCACCCCGAGGATCGCACTCTGACTTTAGAACGAGTTGAGAGAGCCACTCAAGGCGTCCCACAAAACTTTGATTATCGGATTCTGCACCCGGACGGGACAATTCGCCATCTGAATGCTCGGATTGAATTGGAATTTCAGAATGAACAGGTCGTTCGTCTGTTTGGTACCTTCCTAGATATTACCGAACGGGTCGAGACAGAAACCGCACTCAAAGACAGTCAACTCCGGCTGCGACTCGCCCTAGAATCCTCAAATATTGGACTCTGGGATTGGAATTTGCCAACCAACAACGTAACCTTTAACGGCAATTGGGGAACCATGCTAGGCTATGAACAGGAGGAAATCACTAATCATTTGAAGGAGTGGAAAGTCCGAGTTCATCCGGATGATTTAGAACCATCCTATGCTCTGGTAAATAAACACTTACAAGGAGAAACCGATGTTTATCAAAATGAACACCGGCTCCGCTGCAAGGATGGCTCTTATAAATGGATTTTAGCCAAAGGGCAGGTGGTCGAATGGGATACCGATGGAACTCCCATTCGCTTTATCGGAACTCACACCGATATTCACCATCGAAAGCAAGCTGAACTTGCCCTGATTCAGGTTAACCAAACCCTAAAAAAAGCGCAAGAAGTTGCCCAGTTGGGAAACTGGTCTTATGACCTAAACAGGAATAAAATTAGTTGGTCTGAAGAAGTTTTTCATATTTTTGGACGCTCCCCCGACCAAGGAGAGCCAACCTATGAAGAACATCTAACATTCTATCACCCTGACGACCTGCCCCAAGTTTTGGAATATATCGAAGCAGCTCATCTGGGAATTCCACAACAGTATGATTTCCGGCTAGTGCGGCCAACTGGGCAAATCCGCTATGCCAATAGTCGCTTAGAAGTGGAAGTATGCAACGGAAAAACCACCCGGATGTTTGGAACGGTAATAGACATTACTGAACGCAAAAAAAATGAAGCAATCATCCGACAAGCCTTGAGCGCCGCCGACAAAGCGAATCGCGCCAAAAGTCAGTTTTTAGCCAATATGAGTCATGAACTCAGAACTCCCCTCAATGCCATCCTCGGCTTCACCGATATTATGATTCATGACTCCAACATTTCTACAGAACAGCAAAGCTATCTCACCATTATCCATCAATCTGGAGAACACTTACTCCAAATTATCAACGACATCCTCGAAATTTCCAAAATTGAAGCGGGTAAAGTGGAGTTGAAGCCAGCACCCTTCAACCTTGCTCAACTGTTGCAGTCATTAGAGTATTTGTTTAAACTGCCAATCGACCAAAAGGGACTTAGCTTCAGCCTAAGCCACGATTCCCGTTTGCCGAAATTCATCAACACCGATGAACTCAAACTGCGTCAAACCTTAATGAATCTCATCAGCAATGCCATCAAATTTACGCAAAAGGGGCACGTGAGCCTAGAAGTCAACCTGAAAGATGGCCCAAGTCAAACCAGCCCGGATGCCTCCTCCAACTCTCTAGGGATTGAGTTTATCATCGCCGATACTGGCCCCGGCATCAAGCCCGAAGAACTCTCGGTTCTCTTCCAACCCTTCAGCCAAACCGAAACTGGACGAGCCGTCAAACAGGGAACTGGACTAGGCTTAGCTATCAGTCGTAAATTTATCCAGATGATGGGAGGGGACATTCAGGTCAGCAGTACCCTGGGAAAAGGAACTGTCTTTACATTTGATATTCAAGCCGAACCGGTGCAGTTAAAGACTAACCCGGTCTCTATCTCTCAACCTCGTATCACCCACTTGTCCCCCCAAACGGAACCCCCTCGGATTTTAATTGCGGATGATGTTGAAGAAAGTCGTCTGCTCCTAAAAACGCTCTTGCATACCATGGGCTTTCAAGTCCAGGAAGCCACCCAGGGAGAAGAAGCCTTAAGCCTCTGGGAAACCTGGCAACCCCAGTTGATTTTGATGGACTTACAAATGCCAGTCTTAGATGGCTATGAGGCGACCCGTCAATTACGCCAACGGGAGGCTGAGCATCGGCCAAAGCTAAGTCAGAATTTGAGGGAATCTAGCTCCAATCCCCGCCCAACGCCGATTATTGCTCTAACCGCCAACCTTTTTGCCCAAGAACAAGAGGCCGCCACGTTAGCGGGATGCGATACCCTCATCGCCAAACCCTTTTCAGAACAGGAGTTATTCAAAACCATCGGCAGGTATTTGAATCTTGAGTATCTGTATGAAGACTCATCGCCGTTGGATTTAGAACCCTTCGCCGAAGCCTCGACCACAGAAGGCCTCATTGAGGGGTTAGCCGAAATGCCAAAATCTTGGCAAAAGGAGTTACAGCAATATGCTAAATTGGGCAGTGATGATTTGATTTTTAGCCTCATCAGCCGCAGCCTCAGGGACGACTGCCCCAGAGAACGCAGCTTAGCTGAGAGTCTTCTGGAGCTGACCCGCAATTTTCAGTTTGACCGGCTCAATGAGCTGATTGAAGCGTCTCTTGAGAGTTGA